One genomic segment of Elusimicrobiota bacterium includes these proteins:
- the lexA gene encoding transcriptional repressor LexA, protein MLTKKQKQLLDYVRSYIGDKEVSPSLMEVKNHFRFSSIATAHYYIKTLRDKGYLYKAKGYPRSINIFQKQKLKKIPLLGTIAAGQPIEAIPDEKESIAVPFEKVKSGKNYFALNVKGDSMIDENIENGDIILVEQQNTAKNGDRIVALIDNSEAILKKFYKKGGQIILQPANKSLNPIIIDKNRAFAIQGKVIDVIKSGATANSTYLDDQTLPKTVCRHEKLPLNKIIHGDSAQELKKLPDESCDIIIVDPPYNIGKDFGNNFDKRELSEYVNWCKEWIRECIRVMKPTSTMFIYGFSEILAHISIELPLEKRWLIWHYTNKNVASLNFWQRSHEAIICCWKKSPIFNRDDVREPYTEGFLNGAAGKIRKGTKGRFSNGDKETIYKAHENGALPRDVIKIPALAGGAGMSERWFLCNTCNKVFEPRKLKEHLNHEIIKHPTQKPLDLTQKLIKSSMPGKNGIILVPFVGSGSECVVGKRLGLSYLGFEINPAYIKIAEKWLESTKFIPNLF, encoded by the coding sequence ATGCTTACCAAAAAACAAAAACAATTATTAGATTATGTTAGATCTTATATAGGAGATAAAGAAGTATCTCCGTCTTTAATGGAAGTAAAAAATCATTTCCGTTTTTCTTCTATTGCAACCGCTCATTACTACATAAAAACCTTAAGAGATAAGGGCTATCTGTACAAGGCGAAAGGGTATCCGAGATCAATAAATATCTTTCAAAAACAGAAATTAAAGAAAATTCCTCTTTTAGGGACTATAGCTGCGGGACAACCAATTGAAGCAATTCCGGACGAAAAAGAAAGTATTGCTGTGCCTTTTGAAAAAGTTAAATCAGGCAAAAACTATTTTGCTCTTAATGTGAAAGGTGATAGTATGATTGACGAAAATATTGAAAATGGGGATATCATTCTAGTTGAACAACAAAATACTGCGAAAAATGGTGATAGAATTGTGGCTTTGATAGATAATTCAGAAGCTATCCTCAAGAAGTTTTATAAAAAAGGTGGCCAAATTATTCTTCAACCTGCTAACAAATCCCTAAATCCTATAATAATTGATAAAAATAGAGCTTTTGCTATTCAGGGCAAAGTGATTGATGTGATTAAAAGCGGGGCTACTGCAAATTCCACTTATTTAGATGATCAGACATTGCCAAAGACCGTATGTAGGCATGAAAAGTTACCTTTAAATAAAATCATTCATGGTGATTCCGCCCAGGAACTTAAAAAACTCCCTGATGAAAGCTGCGATATTATTATAGTTGATCCGCCATATAATATTGGTAAAGATTTTGGAAATAACTTTGATAAAAGGGAATTATCTGAATATGTTAACTGGTGTAAAGAATGGATACGAGAATGTATTCGGGTTATGAAACCGACATCTACAATGTTTATTTATGGATTTAGCGAAATATTGGCACATATTTCTATTGAACTTCCTTTAGAAAAAAGATGGCTAATATGGCATTACACAAATAAGAATGTCGCTTCTTTAAACTTTTGGCAAAGAAGCCATGAGGCAATAATTTGCTGTTGGAAAAAATCCCCAATATTTAATAGAGATGATGTCCGCGAACCATATACTGAAGGTTTTTTAAATGGTGCTGCCGGAAAAATAAGAAAAGGAACTAAAGGAAGATTTAGCAACGGTGATAAAGAAACTATATATAAAGCTCATGAAAATGGAGCCTTACCTAGAGATGTTATTAAAATTCCTGCCCTTGCGGGCGGAGCGGGCATGTCTGAAAGATGGTTTCTTTGCAATACCTGTAATAAAGTTTTTGAACCGAGAAAACTGAAAGAACACTTGAACCACGAAATAATTAAGCACCCCACCCAAAAACCTTTAGACCTAACACAAAAGCTGATTAAGTCCTCTATGCCCGGAAAGAATGGCATTATACTGGTACCTTTTGTTGGAAGCGGATCGGAGTGCGTTGTTGGAAAAAGATTAGGATTGTCTTATTTGGGCTTTGAAATAAATCC